A window from Microbispora sp. ZYX-F-249 encodes these proteins:
- a CDS encoding AraC family transcriptional regulator, with amino-acid sequence MDVLSDVIAIMRTGRPRSARISWRAPWGQRFPAEPGSAMFQVVLRGSCWFLPSEGEPVALSVGDVVFLPHGGGYGLADSPATPLAEPVCDFYRDTSLINTALGGAGAETVMLRCGYRLDPARSHPSLRSLPDVIHLPARLGRNPELRAAVDLLAREIEAPRLGADTVVSSLLDVLQLYILRAWFEAEGEHCAHSGWAAALADPAVSTALDAIHRDPAHPWTVQSLGERAGLSRAAFSRRFTELVGKPPLTYLTWWRLSTAARLLQETDVSVAEVARRVGYGSEFAFGNAFKREHGISPGRYRRVVCASAS; translated from the coding sequence GTGGATGTGCTGAGTGACGTCATCGCCATCATGCGTACGGGCCGGCCCCGCTCCGCGCGGATCTCCTGGCGGGCTCCCTGGGGGCAGCGCTTTCCGGCGGAGCCCGGCTCCGCGATGTTCCAGGTGGTCCTGCGCGGGTCCTGCTGGTTCCTCCCGTCCGAGGGCGAGCCCGTCGCGCTGAGCGTGGGCGACGTGGTGTTCCTCCCCCACGGAGGCGGGTACGGCCTGGCCGACAGCCCTGCGACTCCCCTGGCCGAGCCCGTCTGCGACTTCTACCGGGACACGAGCCTGATCAATACCGCCCTCGGCGGCGCCGGGGCCGAGACGGTCATGCTCCGCTGCGGTTACCGGCTCGACCCGGCCAGGAGCCATCCGAGCCTGCGGTCGCTGCCGGACGTGATCCACCTGCCCGCCCGGCTCGGCCGCAACCCCGAGCTTCGGGCCGCCGTGGACCTGCTCGCCCGGGAGATCGAGGCCCCCCGTCTCGGCGCCGACACCGTGGTCTCGTCCCTGCTCGACGTTCTTCAGCTCTACATCCTGCGGGCCTGGTTCGAGGCCGAGGGAGAGCACTGCGCCCACTCGGGCTGGGCCGCCGCCCTCGCCGATCCGGCCGTCAGCACCGCCCTCGACGCCATACACCGCGACCCCGCCCACCCCTGGACGGTCCAGTCGCTCGGGGAGCGGGCCGGCCTGTCCCGCGCCGCCTTCTCCCGGCGCTTCACCGAGCTGGTCGGCAAGCCGCCCCTGACCTATCTCACCTGGTGGCGGCTGTCCACCGCGGCCCGCCTGCTGCAGGAGACGGACGTCTCGGTGGCGGAAGTGGCCAGGCGCGTCGGGTACGGCTCGGAGTTCGCGTTCGGCAACGCGTTCAAACGCGAGCACGGCATCTCACCGGGCAGGTACCGCCGGGTGGTCTGCGCCTCCGCCTCCTGA
- a CDS encoding NADPH-dependent FMN reductase, producing MIKVGVIVGSTRPGRNGEAVARWVHDLAVKRGDADYELVDLEDYALPHLDEPLPAAAGQYEHDHTRRWSQAIAALDAFVFVTPEYNRSTSGVLKTAIDFLYAEWANKAAGFVGYGVNGGARAVEHLRQILGTVSVAAVAPQVALSIHDDFENYSAFRPAAHHEDAVRRMLDEVVSWAGALRTIRA from the coding sequence ATGATCAAAGTAGGTGTCATCGTCGGCAGCACCCGCCCGGGCCGCAACGGGGAGGCCGTCGCGCGCTGGGTCCACGACCTGGCGGTCAAGCGCGGCGACGCCGACTACGAACTGGTCGACCTCGAGGACTACGCGCTGCCGCACCTGGACGAGCCGCTGCCCGCGGCGGCCGGCCAGTACGAGCATGACCACACCAGAAGATGGTCGCAGGCGATCGCCGCCCTCGACGCGTTCGTCTTCGTGACCCCCGAGTACAACCGCTCGACCTCGGGCGTGCTCAAGACCGCGATCGACTTCCTGTACGCGGAGTGGGCGAACAAGGCCGCCGGTTTCGTCGGCTACGGCGTGAACGGCGGCGCACGGGCCGTCGAGCACCTGCGCCAGATTCTCGGCACGGTCAGCGTGGCGGCCGTGGCTCCGCAGGTCGCGCTCTCCATCCACGACGACTTCGAGAACTACTCGGCGTTCCGGCCCGCAGCCCACCACGAGGACGCCGTGCGGCGCATGCTCGACGAGGTCGTCTCCTGGGCCGGGGCCCTGCGCACGATCAGAGCGTGA
- a CDS encoding PhzF family phenazine biosynthesis protein, which translates to MRIFTVDSFTDRPFRGNPAAVCLLDETVPDEWMQAVAAEMRHSETAFVLPQDDGPCSLRWFTPAVEVALCGHATLATAHVLYSLGESGRLEFATKSGVLATDQAGDGLITMDFPANPAASCPPPDGLAEALGVVPLWTGRSRFDVLVEVGSADEVRAADPDMARLAEVEARGVIVTALGEGTSADYVSRFFAPRVGVPEDPVTGSAHCVLAPYWSGRLGRDTLVGEQLSQRGGTVRTTLRGDRVELAGQAVTIWSGELEV; encoded by the coding sequence ATGCGCATCTTCACCGTGGACTCCTTCACCGACCGGCCGTTCCGGGGCAATCCCGCCGCGGTCTGCCTCCTCGACGAGACCGTGCCGGACGAGTGGATGCAGGCGGTGGCCGCCGAGATGCGCCATTCGGAGACGGCCTTCGTGCTGCCGCAGGACGACGGGCCGTGCTCGCTGCGCTGGTTCACCCCCGCGGTCGAGGTCGCGCTGTGCGGGCACGCCACCCTGGCGACCGCGCACGTCCTCTACTCCCTGGGCGAGTCCGGGCGGCTGGAGTTCGCCACGAAGAGCGGCGTCCTCGCCACCGATCAGGCGGGCGACGGCCTGATCACGATGGACTTCCCGGCGAACCCGGCCGCGTCGTGCCCGCCCCCGGACGGCCTCGCCGAGGCCCTCGGCGTCGTACCGCTGTGGACCGGGCGAAGCCGGTTCGACGTCCTGGTCGAGGTCGGGTCGGCCGACGAGGTGCGGGCCGCCGACCCCGACATGGCGCGGCTGGCCGAGGTCGAGGCCAGGGGCGTCATCGTCACGGCGCTCGGCGAGGGCACCTCCGCCGACTACGTCTCCCGGTTCTTCGCCCCTCGGGTGGGCGTGCCGGAGGACCCGGTCACCGGCTCGGCCCACTGCGTGCTCGCGCCGTACTGGTCGGGCAGGCTCGGCCGGGACACGCTCGTCGGAGAACAGCTATCGCAGCGCGGCGGGACCGTGCGCACGACCCTGCGCGGCGACCGGGTCGAGCTCGCCGGGCAGGCGGTGACCATCTGGTCCGGCGAGCTGGAGGTCTGA
- a CDS encoding acetate/propionate family kinase yields MKPVVLTVNAGSSSLQLHLVRDGRVLRTEHSEHGPDPAAAERTLSDFLSGAEAEVTAVGHRLVHGGEAVRAPTVADDDVVKAVRGYADLAPLHVPPALALVEAARRVLPSVPHVLCPDTAFHSGLPAAAATYALPAEWRRRWGLRRYGFHGLSYAWAARRAAGLLGRPVEEVGLVLTHLGGGCSVCAVRSGRSVDTSMGFTPLEGVPMSKRSGSVDPGMLLWLLSGSRLTLEELRDGLEHDSGLLGLSGGLSGDTRDLVASADEAAALALDVFAYRVSREIAAATAALDRLDAVVFTGEIGWDQPEVREAVCARLSLLGVEPPAVTDADRDLVVSPPGARVPVLVVRPREELQVARETLAALDRGAGEAGRP; encoded by the coding sequence ATGAAACCGGTCGTGCTCACCGTCAACGCCGGCTCCAGCAGCCTCCAGCTGCATCTGGTGCGGGACGGCCGCGTGCTGCGGACCGAGCACAGCGAGCACGGCCCGGACCCCGCCGCCGCGGAGCGTACGCTGTCGGACTTCCTGTCCGGGGCGGAGGCCGAGGTGACCGCCGTCGGCCACCGGCTCGTCCACGGCGGCGAGGCCGTCCGCGCGCCCACGGTCGCCGACGACGACGTGGTGAAGGCCGTGCGCGGATACGCCGACCTCGCGCCGCTGCACGTGCCGCCCGCGCTCGCGCTGGTGGAGGCGGCGCGGCGGGTGCTGCCGTCCGTGCCGCACGTGCTGTGCCCCGACACCGCCTTCCACTCCGGGCTGCCCGCCGCCGCCGCGACCTACGCCCTGCCCGCCGAGTGGCGGCGCCGGTGGGGCCTGCGCCGTTACGGCTTCCACGGGCTGTCGTACGCCTGGGCGGCCCGGCGGGCGGCCGGCCTGCTCGGACGGCCGGTCGAAGAGGTCGGTCTGGTCCTCACGCATCTCGGCGGCGGGTGCTCGGTCTGCGCCGTGCGGAGCGGCCGGAGCGTGGACACCTCGATGGGGTTCACGCCGCTGGAGGGCGTGCCGATGAGCAAGCGGTCGGGCAGCGTCGATCCCGGCATGCTCCTGTGGCTGCTGTCCGGTTCCCGCCTCACACTGGAGGAGCTGCGCGACGGGCTGGAGCACGACTCCGGCCTGCTCGGGCTCTCCGGCGGCCTGTCCGGCGACACCCGCGACCTGGTCGCCTCGGCCGACGAGGCCGCGGCGCTGGCGCTCGACGTGTTCGCCTACCGCGTGAGCCGGGAGATCGCCGCCGCGACCGCCGCCCTCGACCGGCTCGACGCGGTCGTGTTCACCGGCGAGATCGGCTGGGACCAGCCGGAGGTGCGCGAGGCGGTGTGCGCCAGATTGTCGCTGCTCGGCGTCGAGCCGCCCGCCGTGACCGACGCCGACCGGGACCTCGTCGTCAGCCCGCCGGGCGCCCGCGTGCCGGTCCTCGTCGTACGGCCCCGGGAGGAGCTCCAGGTCGCCCGGGAGACCCTCGCCGCGCTCGACCGGGGCGCCGGCGAAGCAGGACGGCCGTAG
- a CDS encoding class I SAM-dependent methyltransferase: protein MLTLDVATRWIDRWDRQQEGYLPDREERFTALIDAVEAGVGRPDPLVIDLGCGPGSLSARLLDRLPRATVVAVDADPLLLSLGRAAYGDRDGLRFADLDLREPGWSRALGLDRPADAAVSTTALHWLAEPHLRAVYAELAAVLRPGGLFLNGDHLVSEDTTPTLARLEQAVHESEERRRFAGGRPEDWRQWWDAIAADPDLAGVAAPRPATASHHGSESLHLSTHVEALRAAGFAEIGTLWQRGHNRLLCGVRP from the coding sequence ATGCTCACTCTGGACGTCGCCACCCGGTGGATCGACCGTTGGGACCGCCAGCAGGAGGGCTACCTCCCCGACCGGGAGGAGCGCTTCACCGCGCTGATCGACGCGGTCGAGGCGGGCGTGGGCCGCCCGGACCCCCTGGTGATCGACCTCGGCTGCGGCCCCGGCTCGCTCTCGGCCCGGCTGCTGGACCGTCTCCCCCGGGCCACGGTCGTCGCGGTCGACGCCGACCCCCTGCTGCTGTCGCTCGGCCGCGCGGCGTACGGCGACCGCGACGGCCTGCGCTTCGCCGACCTGGACCTGCGCGAACCGGGGTGGAGCCGGGCGCTCGGCCTCGACCGCCCGGCGGACGCGGCGGTGAGCACGACCGCCCTGCACTGGCTGGCCGAGCCCCACCTGCGGGCCGTGTACGCCGAGCTCGCGGCCGTGCTGCGGCCGGGCGGGCTGTTCCTCAACGGCGACCACCTGGTCTCCGAGGACACCACGCCCACGCTGGCGCGTCTGGAGCAGGCCGTGCACGAGAGCGAGGAGCGGCGGCGCTTCGCCGGCGGCCGTCCCGAAGACTGGCGCCAGTGGTGGGACGCGATCGCCGCCGACCCCGACCTCGCCGGCGTCGCGGCGCCCCGGCCGGCCACCGCGTCGCACCACGGCTCGGAGTCGCTCCACCTGTCCACCCACGTCGAGGCTCTCCGCGCGGCGGGCTTCGCCGAGATCGGCACGCTGTGGCAGCGCGGTCACAACCGCCTGCTCTGCGGCGTCCGCCCGTAA
- a CDS encoding CGNR zinc finger domain-containing protein has translation MSVAVGLVNALTAGEARGRPYEPPTGEARAAAVADILVSGDRRAPEVAETEADALAEVAGRLRGVFEAVTGGDVDAAALAVNGLLAETDARPHLDRHDGEPWHLHFHGAGGTLAGNYAASCATGLAVVLGSELHDRLGVCTAPHCDRVYVDTSRNGTRRFCSTACQNRVKTAAFRARGG, from the coding sequence GTGTCGGTCGCCGTGGGCCTGGTCAACGCGCTGACCGCGGGTGAGGCGCGGGGCCGGCCGTACGAGCCGCCCACGGGCGAGGCGCGGGCCGCCGCGGTCGCCGACATCCTCGTGAGCGGCGACAGGCGGGCGCCCGAGGTCGCCGAGACGGAGGCGGACGCGCTCGCGGAGGTCGCGGGGCGGCTGCGCGGCGTGTTCGAGGCGGTGACGGGTGGCGACGTGGACGCGGCGGCGCTCGCCGTGAACGGCCTGCTGGCGGAGACGGACGCGCGCCCGCACCTGGACCGGCACGACGGGGAGCCCTGGCACCTGCACTTCCACGGCGCGGGCGGCACCCTGGCCGGCAACTACGCCGCCAGTTGCGCGACCGGCCTCGCCGTGGTGCTCGGCAGCGAGCTGCACGACCGGCTCGGCGTGTGCACCGCGCCGCACTGCGACCGCGTCTACGTGGACACCTCCCGCAACGGCACCCGGCGCTTCTGCTCCACGGCCTGCCAGAACCGGGTGAAGACCGCCGCCTTCCGGGCGCGCGGCGGCTGA
- a CDS encoding SDR family NAD(P)-dependent oxidoreductase — translation MNGINDMNGTAALVTGGGRGIGAAVALKLAERGADVALTYERDEDSAAAVAEKVKGMGRRALVIRADNGDAAAVTGAVDEAAAAFGRLDVLVNNAAVFHVAPIEDLAPQDVDRTLAANVRGPFLAARAAAAHMTDGGRIITIGSNMAERAVFPGFALYAMSKTAMTGMTKGLARELGPRGITVNLVNPGPTDTASNPADSPMADTVRGLTVLGRYAEPEDIAETVAHLAGNGGRYVTGATINVDGGWAV, via the coding sequence ATGAACGGGATCAACGACATGAACGGCACGGCGGCGCTGGTCACCGGGGGTGGCCGGGGCATCGGCGCGGCCGTCGCCCTGAAGCTGGCCGAGCGCGGCGCGGACGTGGCGCTCACCTACGAGCGCGACGAGGACAGCGCGGCCGCCGTCGCCGAGAAGGTGAAGGGGATGGGCCGGCGGGCGCTGGTCATCCGGGCGGACAACGGCGACGCGGCGGCGGTGACCGGGGCCGTGGACGAGGCCGCCGCGGCCTTCGGCCGCCTCGACGTCCTCGTCAACAACGCGGCGGTCTTCCACGTCGCGCCGATCGAGGACCTGGCCCCGCAGGACGTCGACCGTACGCTCGCGGCCAACGTGCGCGGGCCGTTCCTGGCCGCGCGGGCGGCGGCGGCGCACATGACCGATGGCGGCCGGATCATCACCATCGGGAGCAACATGGCCGAGCGGGCCGTCTTCCCGGGCTTCGCCCTGTACGCCATGAGCAAGACGGCCATGACCGGGATGACCAAGGGACTCGCCCGCGAGCTCGGGCCGCGCGGCATCACGGTCAACCTGGTCAATCCGGGCCCGACCGACACCGCCTCGAACCCGGCGGACAGCCCCATGGCGGACACGGTCCGGGGACTGACGGTCCTCGGCCGCTACGCCGAGCCGGAGGACATCGCCGAGACCGTCGCCCACCTGGCGGGCAACGGCGGGCGTTACGTCACCGGCGCGACGATCAACGTCGACGGCGGCTGGGCCGTCTGA
- the ligA gene encoding NAD-dependent DNA ligase LigA — protein MTEAPPIDAIPDETAYAEAVQLAADAAAAYYGDGTSPLDDDAYDRLVRGIAAYEKANPGQVLESSPTGKVAGVVGDVPHTVPMLSLDNVFGPEELAGWAASLERRLGRPVTAWSVEPKLDGLAIAARYREGRLVQLVTRGDGSAGEDVSHAIGTIVGLPGRLADPVTVELRGEVMMTARQFEEACAKRQAHDGTTFANPRSAAAGTLRAQDRPYVCELTFFGYGALPLPDDTSDLATGLRESPHSQVMDWIAGQGAGTTAGTAVAGIVATTVEQVRQRIEEIAAARPELPFGIDGIVVKADDAADQAQAGFSSRAPRWAIAYKLPAVQKITRLLQVEWNTGRTGVIAPRAVLEPVELDGSVVTYATLHNPSDITRRGLMLRDHVVVYKAGDVIPRVESPVVHLRTGDEQPIVFPEVCPACGDEIDTSQERWRCVRGRNCRAIASIRYAVGRDQLDVEGLADNRVRQMLDAGLIADFGDLFFLTREQLLGLERMGAVSTDNLLTALDRARTRPLSRVFCALGVRGTGRSMSRRIARHFGTMEAIRAADAEGFQAVDGIGPEKAPVIVAELAELGDLIDKLVRAGVNMTEPGVAVVAGDEGGTATPAQGGDEPGALPLAGMTVVVTGAMSGQLAALSRNQMNELIERAGGRASSGVSAKTSLVVAGENAGSKRAKAESLGVRIAAPEEFAEMVAQLL, from the coding sequence ATGACTGAAGCGCCCCCCATCGACGCGATCCCCGACGAGACCGCCTACGCCGAGGCGGTCCAGCTGGCTGCCGACGCGGCTGCGGCCTACTACGGTGACGGCACCTCCCCGCTGGACGACGACGCCTACGACAGGCTCGTCCGTGGCATCGCCGCCTACGAGAAGGCCAACCCCGGCCAGGTGCTGGAGTCCTCGCCGACGGGCAAGGTCGCCGGGGTCGTAGGCGACGTCCCGCACACCGTGCCCATGCTCAGCCTGGACAACGTGTTCGGGCCCGAGGAGCTGGCCGGCTGGGCCGCCTCGCTGGAACGCCGCCTCGGCCGGCCGGTGACCGCGTGGTCGGTGGAGCCGAAGCTGGACGGGCTGGCGATCGCCGCCCGCTACCGTGAGGGCCGCCTCGTCCAGTTGGTCACCCGCGGCGACGGGAGCGCGGGCGAGGACGTCTCACACGCGATCGGCACCATCGTCGGTCTCCCCGGGCGGCTGGCCGACCCGGTGACCGTGGAGCTGCGCGGCGAGGTGATGATGACGGCCCGGCAGTTCGAGGAGGCGTGCGCGAAACGGCAGGCGCATGACGGGACGACGTTCGCGAACCCGCGCAGTGCCGCCGCGGGCACGCTGCGGGCGCAGGACCGGCCGTACGTGTGCGAGCTGACGTTCTTCGGGTACGGCGCGCTGCCGCTGCCCGATGACACCTCCGACCTCGCGACGGGGCTCCGGGAGTCGCCGCACAGCCAGGTGATGGACTGGATCGCCGGACAGGGGGCGGGGACCACGGCTGGGACCGCGGTCGCCGGGATCGTGGCGACGACGGTGGAGCAGGTGCGGCAGCGGATCGAGGAGATCGCGGCCGCGCGGCCGGAGCTGCCGTTCGGCATCGACGGCATCGTGGTCAAGGCGGATGACGCGGCGGATCAGGCGCAGGCCGGGTTCAGCTCGCGGGCGCCGCGGTGGGCGATCGCGTACAAGCTGCCCGCCGTGCAGAAGATCACGAGGCTGCTCCAGGTGGAGTGGAACACCGGCCGGACCGGTGTGATCGCCCCACGGGCGGTGCTGGAACCGGTGGAGCTGGACGGCTCCGTCGTGACGTACGCGACGCTGCACAACCCCTCCGACATCACGCGCCGCGGGCTGATGCTGCGGGATCACGTCGTCGTCTACAAGGCCGGCGACGTGATCCCGCGGGTGGAGTCCCCGGTGGTGCACCTGCGCACCGGGGACGAGCAGCCCATCGTGTTCCCGGAGGTGTGCCCGGCCTGCGGCGACGAGATCGACACCTCCCAGGAGCGGTGGAGGTGCGTGCGCGGCCGGAACTGCCGCGCGATCGCCTCGATCCGGTACGCGGTCGGCCGCGACCAGCTGGACGTGGAAGGGCTGGCCGACAACCGCGTCCGGCAGATGCTGGACGCCGGCCTGATCGCCGACTTCGGCGACCTGTTCTTCCTCACCCGCGAGCAGCTGCTGGGCCTGGAACGGATGGGGGCAGTGTCCACCGACAACCTCCTGACCGCCCTCGACCGGGCCAGGACCAGACCGCTGAGCCGGGTGTTCTGCGCGCTCGGGGTCAGGGGGACGGGGCGCTCGATGAGCCGCCGCATCGCCCGGCACTTCGGCACGATGGAGGCCATCCGCGCGGCGGACGCGGAGGGGTTCCAGGCGGTGGACGGCATCGGCCCGGAGAAGGCACCCGTGATCGTCGCCGAGCTGGCCGAGCTGGGCGACCTCATCGACAAGCTCGTCCGCGCCGGGGTGAACATGACCGAGCCGGGCGTGGCGGTGGTGGCCGGAGACGAGGGCGGCACGGCCACCCCGGCGCAGGGCGGCGACGAGCCGGGTGCTCTGCCGCTGGCCGGGATGACGGTCGTGGTCACGGGTGCGATGAGCGGGCAACTGGCGGCGTTGTCCCGCAACCAGATGAACGAGCTCATCGAACGGGCCGGGGGCCGGGCGTCGTCCGGTGTCTCGGCGAAGACCTCGCTGGTCGTCGCGGGCGAGAACGCCGGGTCCAAGCGGGCGAAGGCCGAATCCCTCGGCGTGCGGATCGCCGCCCCCGAGGAGTTCGCCGAGATGGTCGCGCAGCTGTTGTAG
- a CDS encoding PP2C family protein-serine/threonine phosphatase codes for MTHNRIRYAAGSDVGRSRANNEDSVHAGERLLAIADGMGGHGHGEVASAAVISTLAKLEDGPAPADPVATLADAVREAGQRLGDLAAQDPALERMGTTVTAMLWDGRGKFALAHVGDSRAYMLRDGALYQITRDHTLVQSLVDDGRMSPDQAARHPRRSLLLRALETSGLAEPDLSLREAYPGDRYLLCSDGLTSVLEPEALHHVLTTVADPQEAVVRLIELANEGGGPDNISCVVADVEPADA; via the coding sequence ATGACGCACAACCGTATTCGGTACGCCGCTGGGTCGGACGTCGGGCGTTCGCGTGCCAACAACGAGGATTCGGTGCACGCCGGCGAGCGCCTGCTCGCCATCGCCGACGGGATGGGCGGGCACGGACACGGTGAGGTCGCCAGCGCGGCCGTCATCTCCACCCTGGCCAAACTGGAGGACGGCCCGGCTCCCGCCGACCCCGTGGCCACCCTCGCGGACGCCGTACGGGAGGCGGGGCAGCGCCTGGGCGACCTCGCCGCACAGGATCCGGCGCTCGAACGCATGGGCACCACGGTCACCGCGATGCTGTGGGACGGCCGGGGGAAGTTCGCCCTGGCCCACGTGGGCGACTCGCGGGCGTACATGCTGCGGGACGGCGCGCTGTACCAGATCACGCGTGACCACACGCTGGTGCAGTCGCTGGTGGACGACGGGCGGATGAGCCCCGACCAGGCCGCCCGCCATCCCCGCCGCTCGCTGCTGCTGCGGGCGCTGGAGACGAGCGGCCTGGCCGAGCCCGACCTGTCGCTGCGCGAGGCGTACCCGGGCGACCGTTATCTGCTGTGCTCCGACGGGCTGACCTCGGTGCTCGAACCCGAGGCGCTGCACCACGTGCTCACCACCGTGGCCGATCCGCAGGAGGCGGTCGTCCGGCTCATCGAGCTGGCCAACGAGGGCGGCGGGCCCGACAACATCTCGTGCGTGGTCGCCGACGTCGAACCCGCCGACGCCTGA
- a CDS encoding N-6 DNA methylase codes for MSHDAQADATADTPVRPPAASPLEAAVEAAVEATVNAGDIARLADVGRAAVSNWRRRYEDFPQPVGGTASSPLFSLPEVEAWLRRNGKSFEVSQGDRVWQRLRASADDLRLGEVLGEVGAFLLYTLRDPDGWKRLSAASDLAVRLPRAVARATADLPRRGGDATPVEPGVLRLVAGMSERHGAAGAFEFLCERYAEAHSRRLALTRPDVAALMTRLACAGAGTVLDPACGMGTLLLDAAAGAGGAADEVRLLGQDANETVALLAALRLLLRGRDARVVPGDALRHDAFPPDRPADTPGDALVDAVVCDPPFNERAWGHEDLVGDPRWQYGMPPRGEPELAWVQHCLAHVRPGGLVAILMPAAAASRRPGRRVRANLLRAGALRAVLTLAPGGPDLWLLRRPEPGERRPGAILVADAGDDPASVEPAWRAHLAGTEPPSGGRAVRIIDILDDEVDVSPARHLSPRADTQGFPAARERFREAAAALAGGVPELEVLTGAAAGWDASWATVAEMARSGLVTIRHSTLRALPADAPDGEAPQGRMSEREVPEGGVPEDGVPEGGVPVLTADDVAAGTAPSRRMPPAPGLVAVRRGDVVASAVTARVVTVEGAVLGPHLSLFRVDPDKVDPEFLAGFLRYAAGGGRPHLTSSRVEARRARVPQLPLEVQRTYGAAFLRLLALEDGLREAAAAGEALARLGAEGLVDGRLRPRG; via the coding sequence ATGAGCCACGACGCCCAGGCCGACGCCACGGCGGACACGCCGGTGCGCCCGCCCGCCGCGAGTCCGCTCGAGGCCGCCGTCGAAGCGGCGGTCGAAGCGACCGTGAACGCGGGCGACATCGCCCGGCTCGCCGACGTCGGCAGGGCGGCGGTCAGCAACTGGCGCCGCCGCTACGAGGACTTCCCCCAACCGGTCGGAGGTACCGCGTCCAGCCCCCTTTTCTCGCTTCCCGAGGTGGAGGCGTGGCTGCGCAGGAACGGCAAGTCGTTCGAGGTGTCCCAGGGCGACCGCGTCTGGCAGCGGCTGCGCGCGTCGGCCGACGACCTGCGTCTGGGCGAGGTGCTGGGGGAGGTCGGGGCGTTCCTGCTCTACACGCTGCGCGATCCCGACGGCTGGAAGCGGCTGTCCGCCGCCTCCGACCTCGCCGTACGGCTCCCGCGCGCGGTGGCCCGGGCGACCGCCGACCTGCCCCGGCGCGGCGGGGACGCCACGCCGGTGGAGCCCGGCGTGCTCCGGCTGGTCGCCGGGATGTCGGAGCGGCACGGCGCGGCCGGCGCCTTCGAGTTCCTCTGCGAGCGGTACGCCGAGGCGCACAGCCGCAGGCTGGCGCTGACCCGGCCCGACGTGGCCGCCCTGATGACCCGGCTGGCGTGCGCGGGAGCGGGTACGGTGCTCGATCCCGCGTGCGGCATGGGCACGCTCCTGCTGGACGCCGCCGCGGGGGCCGGCGGGGCGGCGGACGAGGTGCGGCTGCTCGGCCAGGACGCCAACGAGACCGTCGCGCTGCTGGCGGCGCTGCGGCTGCTGCTGCGCGGCCGGGACGCCCGGGTCGTCCCCGGGGACGCGCTGCGGCACGACGCATTCCCGCCGGACCGGCCGGCGGACACGCCCGGCGACGCGCTCGTGGACGCCGTCGTGTGCGACCCGCCGTTCAACGAGCGGGCCTGGGGCCATGAGGACCTGGTCGGCGATCCGCGCTGGCAGTACGGCATGCCCCCGCGGGGCGAGCCGGAGCTGGCCTGGGTGCAGCACTGCCTCGCCCACGTGCGGCCCGGCGGGCTGGTGGCCATCCTGATGCCGGCCGCCGCCGCGAGCCGCCGGCCGGGCCGTCGCGTCCGGGCGAACCTGCTGCGGGCGGGCGCGTTGCGCGCGGTCCTCACGCTGGCGCCCGGGGGTCCCGACCTCTGGCTGCTGCGCCGCCCCGAGCCCGGGGAGCGGCGGCCCGGCGCGATCCTCGTGGCGGACGCGGGCGACGACCCGGCCTCCGTCGAGCCGGCCTGGCGGGCCCACCTCGCGGGGACCGAACCGCCGTCCGGCGGCCGCGCGGTCCGGATCATCGACATCCTCGACGACGAGGTCGACGTGAGCCCGGCGCGGCACCTGTCGCCGCGGGCCGACACCCAGGGCTTCCCGGCCGCCAGGGAGCGCTTCAGGGAGGCGGCCGCGGCGCTGGCCGGCGGCGTGCCCGAGCTGGAGGTGCTCACCGGCGCCGCGGCCGGCTGGGACGCGTCGTGGGCGACCGTGGCCGAGATGGCCCGATCCGGACTTGTCACCATCCGGCACTCGACGCTGCGGGCGCTGCCCGCCGACGCCCCCGACGGCGAGGCGCCCCAGGGCAGGATGTCCGAACGCGAGGTGCCCGAGGGCGGGGTGCCCGAGGACGGGGTGCCCGAGGGTGGCGTGCCCGTGCTGACGGCCGACGACGTCGCGGCCGGGACGGCGCCGTCGCGACGGATGCCGCCCGCCCCCGGCCTGGTCGCCGTACGCCGGGGAGACGTCGTGGCGTCGGCCGTCACCGCCCGGGTCGTCACGGTGGAGGGGGCGGTCCTCGGCCCGCATCTCAGCCTGTTCCGCGTCGATCCGGACAAGGTGGATCCCGAGTTCCTGGCGGGGTTCCTGCGCTACGCGGCGGGCGGCGGGCGGCCGCACCTGACCAGCAGCCGGGTGGAGGCCCGCCGGGCGCGCGTCCCCCAGCTGCCCCTGGAGGTCCAGCGGACGTACGGCGCGGCCTTCCTGCGGCTGCTCGCGCTCGAGGACGGCCTGCGCGAGGCGGCCGCCGCGGGGGAGGCGCTCGCCCGGCTCGGGGCCGAGGGACTCGTCGACGGACGTCTGCGACCCCGCGGGTGA